One Sphaeramia orbicularis unplaced genomic scaffold, fSphaOr1.1, whole genome shotgun sequence genomic window carries:
- the LOC115416212 gene encoding TSC22 domain family protein 4-like isoform X2, translating to MSGGSGGKKRSGFQITSVTSDFHLSPLDQSAPGSVLSVVQSGATSPPSQGSSSQPTTPSLKRKLISHDAPGQGAGSMSRFRVVRLAVGGAGGGGRARPYRRGRWTCTEFEEHQEGAGFRRVMDSMRHAHSLESLEMIGRDKERGGVCSQPIRVVGGVGLVLRSGPPSPTHQEPINILLLDRSEPTAAQHLDSAPLPPSPRPRNAPPPLRLDTDAAGRSVLRLSHSQPPSPSVRSFHPTLTPVQTPGAFSLDQTMFSLTGDTR from the exons ATGAGTGGCGGCAGCGGTGGTAAAAAGAGGAGTGGCTTCCAGATCACCAGTGTGACATCAGACTTCCACCTCAGCCCTCTGGACCAATCAGCTCCGGGTTCCGTCCTGTCTGTCGTCCAATCGGGTGCTACGTCCCCGCCCTCTCAGGGAAGCTCCTCCCAGCCGACCACTCCCTCCCTGAAAAGGAAGTTAATTTCCCACGATGCCCCGGGTCAGGGGGCGGGGTCTATGTCCAGGTTCCGGGTGGTCAGGCTGGCAGTGGGCGGGGCTGGCGGCGGGGGGCGGGCCCGGCCATACCGCCGTGGACGATGGACATGCACGGAGTTTGAAGAGCAtcaggagggggcggggtttagACGGGTGATGGACAGCATGAGACACGCCCACTCCCTGGAGTCTCTGGAGATGATTGGCCGAGACAAAGAGAGGGGTGGGGTTTgctctcagccaatcagagttGTGGGAGGGGTGGGGCTGGTTCTGAGGAGCGGACCTCCCTCCCCGACACATCAGGAGCCAATCAACATCTTGCTTCTGGACCGCAGTGAGCCAACAGCAGCGCAGCATTTAGACTCCGCCCCTCTACCGCCTTCCCCCCGCCCACGAAATGCCCCTCCTCCTCTGCGATTGGATACGGACGCCGCAGGACGG tctgtcctcagactgtctcACTCTCAgcccccctccccctctgttaGATCGTTCCATCCCACTCTGACCCCCGTCCAGACTCCAGGAGCCTTCAGTCTGGACCAAACCATGTTCAGCCTAACAGGGGACACCAG GTAG